One region of Streptomyces davaonensis JCM 4913 genomic DNA includes:
- a CDS encoding DUF3043 domain-containing protein: protein MTTGVADSFPTGLGSMRGYPVPLGFVFRSRAKEEKASAADKAPLTDSKQTRDPQAPKGRPTPKRSEAQSQRRSVANTPTTRKEAAKRSREERRQALSKQREALASGDERYLPARDKGPVRRYARDFVDSRFNVAEFFLPMAVLILVLSMVRVGSLQSIALLLWLVVIVLIVLDSIVNGFRLKKQLNERFPDETKRGAVAYALMRSLQMRRLRLPKPQVKRGERP, encoded by the coding sequence ATGACGACTGGTGTTGCCGATTCGTTCCCCACCGGACTGGGGTCCATGCGCGGGTACCCCGTACCCTTGGGTTTTGTGTTCCGTAGCCGTGCCAAGGAAGAGAAGGCATCGGCCGCCGACAAGGCGCCGCTGACCGACTCCAAGCAGACCCGCGACCCGCAGGCCCCGAAGGGCCGGCCCACGCCCAAGCGCAGTGAGGCCCAGTCCCAGCGCCGCAGCGTCGCCAATACGCCGACCACGCGCAAGGAGGCGGCCAAGCGTTCCCGTGAGGAGCGCCGACAGGCGCTGTCGAAGCAGCGTGAGGCGCTGGCGAGCGGCGACGAGCGGTATCTGCCCGCTCGTGACAAGGGCCCGGTGCGCCGGTACGCCCGTGACTTCGTCGACTCGCGCTTCAACGTCGCGGAGTTCTTCCTCCCGATGGCCGTCCTCATCCTCGTGCTGAGCATGGTCCGGGTGGGCTCCCTCCAGAGCATCGCGCTGCTGCTGTGGCTGGTCGTGATCGTGCTGATCGTGCTCGACTCGATCGTCAACGGCTTCCGCCTCAAGAAGCAGCTGAACGAGCGCTTCCCGGACGAGACCAAGCGTGGCGCGGTCGCCTACGCCCTGATGCGCTCCCTCCAGATGCGCCGACTCCGGCTGCCGAAGCCGCAGGTCAAGCGCGGAGAGCGGCCCTGA
- a CDS encoding PspA/IM30 family protein, with amino-acid sequence MKRMGMIFRAKANKALDRAEDPRETLDYSYQKQLELLQKVRRGVADVATSRKRLELQLNQLQSQSSKLEDQGRKALALGREDLAREALSRRAALQQQVTDLETQHATLQGEEEKLTLAAQRLQAKVDAFRTKKETIKATYTAAQAQTRIGEAFSGISEEMGDVGMAIQRAEDKTAQLQARAGAIDELLASGALDDQSGMHKDDIQAELDRLSGGTDVELELQRMKAELAGGTSSQQQAIEGGNGGQQSQQQPQDTPRFDKQ; translated from the coding sequence ATGAAGCGTATGGGGATGATCTTCCGCGCGAAGGCGAACAAGGCCCTTGACCGGGCCGAGGACCCGCGCGAGACCCTCGATTACTCGTACCAGAAGCAGCTGGAGCTGCTCCAGAAGGTGCGCCGCGGCGTCGCGGACGTCGCGACCAGCCGCAAGCGCCTGGAGCTCCAGCTCAACCAGCTTCAGTCGCAGTCGTCCAAGCTGGAGGACCAGGGCCGCAAGGCGCTCGCGCTGGGCCGGGAGGACCTGGCCCGCGAGGCGCTGTCCCGGCGGGCCGCGCTCCAGCAGCAGGTGACCGACCTGGAGACCCAGCACGCCACCCTCCAGGGCGAGGAGGAGAAGCTCACCCTCGCGGCCCAGCGGCTCCAGGCCAAGGTCGACGCCTTCCGTACGAAGAAGGAGACCATCAAGGCCACCTACACCGCGGCCCAGGCGCAGACCCGGATCGGCGAGGCGTTCTCCGGCATCTCCGAGGAGATGGGCGACGTCGGCATGGCGATCCAGCGCGCCGAGGACAAGACCGCGCAGCTCCAGGCGCGCGCCGGCGCCATCGATGAGCTGCTCGCCTCCGGCGCCCTCGACGACCAGTCCGGCATGCACAAGGACGACATCCAGGCCGAGCTGGACCGGCTCTCCGGTGGTACGGATGTAGAGCTGGAACTCCAGCGCATGAAGGCCGAGCTGGCGGGCGGTACGTCGTCGCAGCAGCAGGCCATCGAGGGCGGCAACGGCGGACAGCAGTCCCAGCAGCAGCCCCAGGACACCCCGAGGTTCGACAAGCAGTAG
- the pspAA gene encoding PspA-associated protein PspAA, translated as MIVRIMGEGQVRLADSHLTELNKLDDELLAEMENGDGPGFRRTFQALLTKVRDLGDPLPDDALEPSDLILPSPDATLEEVREMLSDDGLIPG; from the coding sequence ATGATCGTACGGATCATGGGGGAGGGGCAGGTGAGGCTGGCCGACAGCCACCTCACCGAGCTGAACAAGCTGGACGACGAGCTGCTGGCCGAGATGGAGAACGGCGACGGCCCGGGCTTCCGCCGCACCTTCCAGGCCCTCCTGACAAAGGTCCGCGACCTGGGCGACCCGTTGCCGGACGACGCCCTGGAACCCTCGGACCTGATCCTCCCGTCCCCGGACGCGACCTTGGAGGAAGTCCGGGAGATGCTGAGCGACGACGGCTTGATTCCGGGCTGA
- a CDS encoding sensor histidine kinase, giving the protein MKTLDRVRAHLKAHPLALDAALAAAVLLCMVAGSFVDPHGKDGVTWGVRTPDTPSLVLLTLGATALVFRRIAPRTVLAVTGTFTVIENITGDPRAPVAMAAVVALYTVASATDRPTTWRIGLLTMTVLTGSAMFVGPLPWYAQENLAIFAWTGMAATAGDAIRSRRAFVDAIQERAERAERTREEEARRRVAEERLRIARDLHDVVAHHIALVNVQAGVAAHVMDKRPDQAKEALAHVREASRSALNELRATVGLLRQSGDPEAPTEPAPGLERLDELVGTFRSAGLRVEVARADQGTTLPAAVDLAAYRVIQEALTNVQKHAGGEAKAEVSVVRVGPHVEITVLDDGTHDQQAPASGGGHGLLGMRERVTALRGTLTTGPRYGGGFRVHAILPVKTRTAATGETV; this is encoded by the coding sequence GTGAAAACCCTCGACCGAGTCCGCGCCCACCTCAAGGCGCACCCCCTCGCCCTGGACGCAGCCCTCGCCGCCGCCGTCCTGCTCTGCATGGTGGCCGGCTCGTTCGTGGACCCGCACGGCAAGGACGGCGTCACCTGGGGCGTCCGCACCCCCGACACCCCGAGCCTCGTCCTGCTCACCCTCGGCGCCACCGCCCTGGTCTTCCGCCGTATCGCCCCCAGAACCGTGCTCGCCGTCACCGGCACCTTCACCGTCATCGAGAACATCACCGGCGACCCCCGAGCCCCCGTGGCCATGGCCGCCGTCGTCGCCCTCTACACCGTCGCCTCCGCCACCGACCGCCCCACCACCTGGCGCATCGGCCTGCTCACCATGACCGTGCTGACCGGCTCCGCCATGTTCGTCGGCCCCCTCCCCTGGTACGCCCAGGAGAACCTCGCGATCTTCGCCTGGACCGGCATGGCCGCCACGGCCGGCGACGCCATCCGCAGCCGTCGCGCCTTCGTCGACGCCATCCAAGAGCGCGCCGAGCGAGCCGAGCGCACCCGCGAGGAGGAGGCCCGCCGCCGCGTCGCCGAGGAACGCCTGCGCATCGCCCGCGATCTGCACGACGTCGTCGCCCACCACATCGCCCTGGTCAATGTGCAGGCCGGAGTCGCCGCCCACGTCATGGACAAGCGGCCCGACCAGGCCAAGGAGGCTCTGGCCCACGTACGCGAGGCCAGCCGCTCCGCGCTCAACGAGCTGCGCGCCACCGTCGGCCTGCTCCGCCAGTCCGGCGACCCCGAGGCGCCCACCGAACCCGCCCCGGGCCTGGAGCGTCTGGACGAACTCGTCGGCACCTTCCGCAGCGCCGGACTCCGGGTCGAGGTCGCCCGCGCCGACCAGGGCACCACCCTCCCCGCCGCCGTCGACCTCGCCGCCTACCGGGTCATCCAGGAAGCCCTCACCAACGTCCAGAAGCACGCGGGCGGCGAGGCGAAGGCCGAGGTCAGCGTCGTCCGGGTGGGACCCCATGTGGAGATCACGGTCCTCGACGACGGCACCCACGACCAGCAGGCCCCGGCTTCCGGCGGCGGCCACGGACTGCTCGGCATGCGCGAACGCGTCACCGCTCTGCGCGGCACCCTGACCACGGGTCCCCGCTACGGCGGTGGTTTCCGGGTCCATGCGATCCTGCCGGTCAAGACCCGTACCGCCGCCACGGGGGAGACCGTATGA
- a CDS encoding response regulator, with product MTIRVLLADDQALLRSAFRVLVDSEPDMEVVGEASDGAEAVALAKEQRADVVLMDIRMPGTDGLAATRLISADPSLAHVRVVILTTFEVDDYVVQSLRAGASGFLGKGSEPDELLNAIRVAAGGEALLSPAATKGLIARFLAQGGAGDEDRDPARAERLDALTVREREVLVQVAGGHSNDEIAERLEVSPLTVKTHVNRAMAKLGARDRAQLVVIAYESGLVRPRVD from the coding sequence ATGACCATCCGTGTCCTGCTCGCCGACGACCAGGCCCTGCTGCGCAGCGCCTTCCGCGTCCTGGTGGACTCCGAGCCCGACATGGAGGTCGTCGGCGAGGCGTCCGACGGCGCCGAGGCGGTGGCCCTGGCCAAGGAGCAGCGCGCGGACGTCGTCCTGATGGACATCCGGATGCCCGGCACCGACGGCCTCGCCGCCACCCGGCTGATCAGCGCGGACCCCTCCCTCGCCCACGTCCGCGTGGTCATACTGACCACCTTCGAGGTCGACGACTACGTCGTGCAGTCGCTGCGCGCCGGAGCCTCCGGCTTCCTCGGCAAGGGCTCCGAGCCCGACGAACTGCTGAACGCCATCCGGGTCGCCGCCGGTGGCGAGGCGCTGCTCTCCCCGGCCGCCACCAAGGGCCTGATCGCCCGCTTCCTCGCCCAGGGCGGCGCCGGTGACGAGGACCGCGACCCGGCCCGCGCCGAACGGCTCGACGCGCTGACCGTCCGGGAGCGCGAGGTGCTGGTGCAGGTCGCGGGCGGCCACTCCAACGACGAGATCGCCGAGCGCCTCGAAGTCAGCCCCCTGACGGTGAAGACCCACGTCAACCGGGCCATGGCCAAACTCGGCGCCCGGGACCGGGCCCAGCTCGTGGTGATCGCGTACGAGTCGGGACTGGTCCGTCCGAGGGTGGACTGA